A window of Hydrogenophilus thermoluteolus genomic DNA:
TACTATGTCGACAAGACACCCTTCATCGCCGCGCTGGCCGAAGGCGCCAACTACTACTTCCTTTCCCGCCCGCGGCGCTTTGGCAAATCGCTCTTTCTCGACACGCTGGCTGCCGAGCAGGAGGGCTGCCCGCTTTCCCGTTCAGAGGTGCGCGCCTGGTACAACGGCTACTGGTGGGGGGGAAACGCTCGGGTCTACAACCCGTTCGACGTCCTGCAGCTCTTGCGTTTCCGCACATTCCGTCCGTGGTGGTTCGAAAGCGGGACGCCAACCTTCCTGGTCGAACTGCTCAAAGAGCGCGCCTTTTTCACCCCCCCGGCTCGAACGCCTCTTTGCCACCGAAGCGCTCCTGTCGTCGTTCGACGTCGAAGCGATCGAACCCGAAGCCCTCCTTTGGCAGACCGGCTACCTCACCATTGCCGACGCCCACTCGGCTGGAGGGCTCATCGAGTACGAGCTCACGCTGCCCAACACCGAAGTGCGCACCGCGCTCAACCAAGCGCTAACCCACGTGCTCCTTCCTTCCCGTCCGGGTGAGAGCCTCACCCAAATCGTCCGGATGTTGCAACAGGGTGACTCCGAGGGCCTGCAGCGCCACTTCGTCCGTCTTTTCGCTTCGATATCGCACGACTGGTACCGCAACAACCCGATCGCCCAGTATGAAGGGTATTTCGCGAGTGTCTGCTACAGTCACCTGGCCAGCCTAGCGTTACCGCTCAAAGCGAAAGCGGTGAGTGAAGCAGGACAGGTCGACCTCGTGATCGAGGCGGGTGCGACGGTTTGGGTGATCGAATTCAAAGTGGTTTTCGGAGAGGCTGCCACAGGGGAAGCCCTGGCCCAAATCCAGGCACGTGACTATGCCGCCCCCTATCGCGGCAAGCCAGGCGTTGCCCGTGTGATCGAGCTTGGCGTGGAGTTCAGTAAGACCCGCCGAACCTTGGTCGGATGGCACGCGCACGAATGGGTCGCCCAACTTTAGCGCGATGACAGACGCCCTATGCTATAATGCGCCCCGCTTCTCATCCGCCGGCATAGCTCAGCTGGTAGAGCAACCGCCTTGTAAGCGGTAGGTCGTCCGTTCGAGTCGGACTGCCGGCACCAGGTCATGACCAAACCCCACCACACCCTCACCGTCGCGTCGGAAACGGTCGCCGTTTACCGCAAAGCGATCAAACACCTCTACCTGCGCGTGCGTCCCGAAGACGGCACGATCTGCGTCTCCGCACCGCGCTTCGTTTCCGATAGCGCAATCCGCCACTTCGTCCTGAGCAAATGGGAGTGGATCGCGCGGCAGCGCACGCGCCTGGCGCACCACCCTTCTCCCGGAAAGCCCCTGGTAGACGCTGCGTGCCTTACCGTAGCGCAACCGCTCTGGTTCGAAGGCAAGCCATACCGCTTGGTATGGGTACCCGGCACCGCACGCGCGGCTGTGCACCGCGACGCGGCGACGCAAACGGTCACGGTTGCGGTGGCGCACACGACCCCTCCGGAACGGGTGGCGCGTGCGGTGGAGGCGTGGCTCCGCGCCGAACTCAAAACGCGTGCGGCGGCGCTCCTCGCCCAATGGGCGCCCCGTGTCGGGGTAACCGTTGCCGACTGGGGCATCAAACGGATGAAGACGCGTTGGGGCACCTGCAACGTCCGCGCCCGCCGCATCTGGCTCAACCTGGCGTTGATCGCCCACCCTCCCGCCTGCCTGGAATATGTGGTGGTGCATGAGCTCGCCCACCTTCTGGAGCGCCACCACAACGCCCGTTTTCACGCGTTGATGGACCGGTTTTTGCCCGATTGGCGCGCGCGCCAGGCGCAACTCAATGGTATTCCCCATCGCGATGCGTTTTCCGAACGGGGAAACTAGGCCGCCCGACACAGCCGCACCGTCACCGGTCGAGCAGCCAGCCCATCGTCGCCAAGCCGGCGAACGTCATCGCCACCGAACCGCCCAGATGCAGCAGCACGGAAACCGCAAACCAACCGTAGCGTTCGTGTTGCAGCAAGTGCACCAGTTCGGCTGAGAAGGTGGAAAAGGTGGTCAAGCCGCCACAAAAGCCCGTAACGATGAAGAGCCGCCACGCCGGAGCCAGGTTGGGCAGCGCGGTGATCCAGCCAAGCGCCAAGCCGATGAGGTAGCCGCCCAATAGGTTCGCAGCGAGCGTCCCCAGCGGGATCGTCGTCCACAGCCAGTTGAGCTGCACCCCCAGCCACCAGCGCAGCACCGCGCCAAAGCCCGCGCCGACGAAAACGGCCCCCACCGTCCGCCATGTTTCGGTCATCGGTTTCCTTCCCTAGCGTTTCGTCTCTCTAGCGCAACGACCGCGGCACCAGCGCTCGGAGCGGATAGGCCAACACCACCAGCGCGGGCGGCAGCGCAGCAAGAAGCGCCGCCGCGCCGCTCAGCACCGCAACGCGTGCAGCCGAATCGGCCGGCACCGCGCCCCAGAGCCGATGGGCGAGCAGGCGCAGCGGGTCGCCGTCGAAGCCGTACGCACCGAGCCAGGTACTCCAGACTGGGCTCAACCACTGGTACCCGGCAAACACGAACAGTGCGGCGGCGCCAGCGGCAAGCAGCGCCCCCAACCAGACCCGGTGCCACAGCGGCAACAGGGTGGTGATACGCCCTCCACCCAGCGCAAAGCGCAACGCGCACGCCTCTGCAGTCGCGCGCGCCGCATGCGCGATCAGCGCGCCAAGCGCCGCAAACCACAGCAGCGCTACCAGTGCCCCCAGCCCCTGCGCCAGACGCGTGCCCCACGTGTGCCACGCCTGCCACCGCGTCAACCACGTCGCGTCATAGACCACCTGGCGGACGTCAGGGCGTTCGCGAAGCGCCCCGACGGCATCGGCAAGCGCGTCGGCATCCCACTGGCGCGGCACGAGCCGCACCACGGGCGGCAACACCAACGCGGCGGTGATTTCGGAGTCTTCCAGACGCAACAGCGCGCGGACATCGTCGTCAGAAAGACGTTCTGCACGCTGCCACTGCCCCGTTTCTGAAGCAGTGCGCACGAAGGTTTGTGCCGCGGCATCGGCGTCGAGTGCGAAGACGACCATCACCGCGAACTGGTCGCGCTGCGCTTGGAGCCAAAAGGATAACGACGCCACGAGTACCCCCAGCCACACCCCCCACGCGACCACGCCACCCAGCGTCACCGCGTGCCAAAGGAGTCCGGAAATGCGTCGCGTGCGGCGGAGGGTCACGGGTGCACGTCCTCCACTACGCGGCCGCGCACCAGCGTCACCCGCCGCACGGGTTGCTCATGAAGAAACGGCACGTCGCCCCCCGTCGCGACCAAGACGGTTGCGCCGGCAGCGTGCGCTGCGGCAATGAGGCGCCACAAGCGCATCGCGGTTTCCGTGCACGCTCCTGCGGTGGGTTCATCGAGCAACAACAGGATTGGCGCATGGAGCACGGCGCGAACCCACAGAGCGAGTTGCCGTTCCGAGCCCGAGAGTTCGTGCGGGAACAACTCGGCTTGTTCGGCAAGTCCCAATTCGTCGAACCATTGCCGAACCCGAGCGTGCGCGCGGCGGCGTGGCGTCCCCTGGACGATGAGCGGCAACGCCACCGATTCGATTACGGGTTGATCGGCGATGAGCGGCCATTCGGCAAAGAGCATCCCAACCCGACGCCGCCAATAGGGAAGCGCGCGCGCCGGCAACCGTTGCAGTGAGACGTCGTCCCACCACACCTCCCCTTGGGTGGGGCGCAGCAGCGCTGCGATGATGCGCAACAACACGCTCTTACCTGCATGACGCGCGCCACGAAGCCACACCCACTCGCCCCGCGCAATGGTAAGCGTCACCCCCGCGAGGATCGCAAGGCCCGGTTGCGGCGCATAGGTGAGGTCCTGCACGCGAATCATAAGCGGCGCGCGCTCATTCCAAGCGTTCTAAGCCCACCAGCGCGGCGACGAAGTCGCGCGCGACAAACGGCCGAAGGTCATCTACCCCTTCGCCGACACCGACGAAACGAACCGGTTTCGGCAACCGTTTCGCAAGCGCCGCAATCACACCTCCTTTTGCGGTGCCGTCGAGCTTGGTGAGAATGAAACCGGTGACGCCGATCGCTTTGTCGAACGCTTCGGCCTGCGCGATCGCGTTTTGACCGATATTGGCATCGAGCACCAGCAGCACTTCGTGCGGCGCGCTGGGTTCCGCTTTTTGAATCACCCGTCGCACCTTGGCGATCTCTTCCATGAGGTGGAGTTGCGTGGGCAAGCGCCCCGCGGTATCGACGATGAGCACGTCATAGCCGCGCGCTTTCGCGGCCTGCACCGCATCGAACGCCACCGCGGCGGGGTCACCCTTCTCTTGCGCGATCACCGGCACGCCGTTACGTTCGCCCCAGATCACCAACTGTTCGCGCGCCGCGGCACGAAACGTGTCGCCCGCAGCCAGCATCACCTTCTTGCCTTGCGCTTGGTACCAACGGGCGAGTTTCCCGATCGAGGTCGTCTTGCCGGCGCCATTTACGCCCGCCACCATGATCACGAAGGGGTGCGCGACGCTGACGTCGAGCGGCGCTTCCAAAGGCGCCAACAACGTTTCGAGCTCGTCGGCCAGCACCTGACGCAGCGATTCGGCCGCTTCCAGCCGGTCCCGCTTGATCCGCTCACGGATCCGCGCCATCAGGGTTTCGGTCACCTCGATACCGCAATCGGCCATCAGCAGGGTGGTTTCGAGCTCTTCCAGGAACGCTTCGTCGATCTTGCGCCCGGTAAAGAGCGAAACCAATTGCCCGCGGGTGCGCGACAAGCCCGCTTTGAGGCGGTGCAACCAACTGAACATGGCGAACCTTTTGTCCGTTTTGCCGTCGAATCTTGCGATTCTAAACGATCCCCTTGGGAATCGGCTATCATCGCGCGATAACGAAAGGAGCAGCTGATGAAGCGATGGCTATCGATCGCGGTTTTTTCCGTGTGGTTTTTCGGTTTCGGCCCGGCGCAGGCTGAGACGCAACCACAGCCCACCTCAACGGACGCGCCGCACGTCGTCACCGCTCGGCTCGACAACGGCATGGAAATCTTGGTGGTTCCGGATCATCGCGCACCGTCGGTCGTGCATATGGTCTGGTACGACGTCGGCAATGTCGACGAGCCCGCAGGCAAGAGCGGTGTAGCCCATCTGTTCGAACACATGATGTTCAAAGGAACGAAGACGGTACCCGCGGGGGAATTCAACCGCCGCGTCGCCGAACTGGGTGGGCAGGACAACGCCTTTACGAGCCGCGATTACACCGCCTATTTCCAGCAGGTGCCCCCGCAAGGGTTGCCCACGGTGATGGCGCTCGAGGCGGACCGCATGGTGAACCTCACGTTCGACCCCGACGCGTTTGCGAAAGAGCGCAACGTGGTGATCGAAGAGCGTAAGCTCCGTACCGACGACGTCCCCGAGGCGCTGGGGTACGAAACCCTCATGGCGACGCTCTTCTTCGCCCACCCTTATCGCAATCCGATCATCGGCTGGCCCACCGATCTTGCGGCGCTTACGCTCGACGACGTCAAAGCGTGGTACGCCCGCTGGTACGCCCCCAACAACGCCCATTTGGTAGTGGTGGGCGACGTCGACCCGGAATCGGTCATTGCCGAAGCCAAACGCATCTACGGGCAGATTCCTGCGAAACCGGTCCCGACCGTGCGCGAACGGACCCGCACCGACGAACCGCCACAGCACGGGCCGAGACACGCGGTGGTCTATGGCAAAACGGAACTACCCAGCGTGACGCTTGCCTGGAAAGTACCCCCACTCACGGACCCGGACCGTGATCGTACCGTCGCAGCTTTGGTGGCGTTGGCCGCGGTGCTCGACGGCTTCGATGGCGCGCGCCTGCCGCAGGCACTGGTGAAAACGCAGAAAATTGCCGTTTCGGTCTCCGCCAGTGCCGACGTGATGGGCCGCGGCCCGGGCATTTTCGCGCTCGACGCCCAAGCCGCCCCCGGGGTCTCCCCAGATCGGCTCGCCGCGGCGCTCTATGAGGCGGTTCAGCGCGTTGCCCGCGAGGGGGTCACCCCAGCCGAACTCGAACGCGTGCTGCGTCAGTACGAAGCGCAGCAAGTCTATCAGCGCGACTCCCTGATGGGACAAGCGATGCGCATCGGCATGGCGCGCGCGGTGGGGTTGCCCTTTGATGCCGAAGTGCGCTTCTTACGCCTCTTACAAACCGTGACGCCTGCCGAAGTGCAGCAAGCGGCGCAACGGTGGTTCGACCCAACGACGATGACCCGCGTCGATGTCCTGCCGCAACGCGCCACTCAGGAATCTGAAGAGGAGCGGACGCAATGAGTGCCCCCCGGATTGCCCATTCACGCCTGTTCCCACGCCGTCTGCACCATTGGCTGACCACGGTGGCTTTGGCCCTGCTCGTGGGGTTTGGTTTGACCACGCCGGTTCGGGCCGCGGTGAGCGACCGCTTCGTGGTTGACGGGGTTCCCGTCGACTTCGTGATGAGCCCCGGCATCCCTCTGGTCGACGTCATCGTTTCGTTCGACGCGGGCAGCCGCCGCGACCCGCCCGGCAAAGCGGGTCTGGCGGCGCTCACGCGAACGCTCCTCACCGCAGGCACGACGCAACACGACGAACAGGTGCTCAGCGAGGCGTTTGCCGACCTGGCAACCGAGCTCACCGGCGACGTCGACCCCGACCGCGCGACGCTCTCTTGGCGAACCCTAGCAAAACCGGAAATTCGCACCGCCGCCGCAGCGCTGGTTGCGGAGGTGCTCAGCGACGCCACCTTTCCCGATGCGGTCTTTGCTCGGGAACAGGCGCGCATGATCGCCGGGTTGCGCGATGCGCTCACCCGTCCGGAGGTACTGGCCGAACGGGCATTCACCGCGGCGATCTATCGCGACCACCCGTATGGGCAACTGACCACGGAGGCGTCGCTGACCAGTCTGACGCGCGACGACGTCGTCGCGTTCTTCAAACGCCATTACACCCGCGCCACGGCTCAGGTGACGATCGTCGGCGCGCTCACCCACGACGAAGCCGCGGCGTTGGCGCGCACACTGATTGCCGCGCTGCCTTCGGGCGAAGCGTTGCCGGCGCTGCCCCCGGTACCCGCTCCGGCGTCGACGCCGCAGACGATCGTTCGTGACCATCCGTCGGAACAGACCCATTGGGCGATTGGCATGGCGGTGCTGTCGCGCGACGACCCCGACTATTTCCCGTTGCTCGTCGGCAACTGGATCCTGGGCGGGGGAAGCTTCAGCTCCCGCTTGATGCACGAGGTACGGGAGCGGCGGGGCTACGCCTACAGCGTCTATAGCGCGCTCGAGCCCCTGGCACAGCCTGGCCCGTTCGTCATCCGCCTGCAAACCCGGGGCCGTCATGCCGACGCGGCGCGCGAGGTGGTCGCTGCTACGCTCGCGCGGTTCCTCGCCGAAGGGCCGACACCCGAAGAGCTGGCGTTGGCGAAACGCGCGCTCGCCGACGGCTTCGGCTTACGGATCGACTCCAACCGCAAGCTCGCTGCGTTTCTTTCCGTGGTCGGCTACTACCGACTGCCACCCGACTGGCTCGAACGCTACCCCGAAGCGGTGCGCGCGGTGACGCTCGAACAGGTGCACGACGCGTTCCGGCGGCGCTTCGACCCGAACGCGCTCGTTTGGGTACGGGTGGGCGGCGCAGGCGACCAACCCAACGCCCCAAGTTCCGCGTCGAACGCGCCTCCGGCACCCGACGCGGCGGCGACGGCGCACTGAACGCCAGGCAGCGCAACGAATATGGGGCACGTTCGCATCATCGGTGGCGAATGGCGGGGGCGGCGCCTCACCTTTCCCGAAGCGCCCGGGCTGCGCCCCACCCCGGACCGGGTGCGCGAAACGCTCTTCAACTGGTTGGGACAGCGGCTGAACGGCCAGACGTGCCTCGACCTTTTCGCCGGTAGCGGCGCGCTCGGTTTCGAAGCGGCGTCGCGCGGCGCGCAACGGGTATTCCTGGTCGAACGCAACCGGCGGCTCGCCGCGTCACTGCACCGCTGGGCGCAAACTCTGGCGCCGGAAAGGGTAGCCGTGGTGGTGCGCGATGCGTTACAATGCGCGGCGGCGTGGAGGGAGCCGGTCGATCTGCTCTTTCTCGACCCACCCTACCGCGCCGGCTGGCTAGAGAAGCTCACTCCGCACCTCGATCGCCTGGTCAAAGCAACCGGCACGATCTACGCCGAAGCCGAAGCGCCGATCGACTGCTTGGGGGCGTGGCAGGTGGTTAAGCGGGGTACGGCCGGTCAAGTCCATTACCATTTGCTGGAGCGTTTGCCGCAAACGAATTCCGATGAGGCCCAGTAACAGCACAGTCGTCTATCCCGGCACCTTCGACCCGATGACCAAAGGGCACGAAGATCTGGTGCGCCGCGCGGCGCGGCTTTTTCCCGAACTGATCGTTGCGGTGGCGCGTAGCCACGGGAAAAACCCGCTCTTTTCGCTGGAGGAGCGGGTCGCGATCGCGCGCGAGTCGCTCGCTGATCTTACCAACGTCACCGTGGTCGGGTTCGACGGGCTCTTGGTCGATTTTCTGCGCGCCAACGGGGCGCGGATCCTCCTGCGGGGCTTACGCGCGGCTTCCGATTTCGAGTACGAATTTCAAATGGCGGGGATGAACCGCAAGCTCTATCCGGAAATCGAAACGGTCTTCTTGACCCCGGCAGACGAATACATGTTCATCTCTGGGACGATGGTCCGTGAAATCGCCCGACTGGGTGGTGACGTCTCGCGCTTCGTCACCCCCGCAGCGCTCCACTACCTGCAAAGACGACTCTCGTAACCTTTCCCCAACCCTTGAGGAGTAACGCAATGGCTCTGAAAATCACCGAAGAGTGCATCAACTGCGACGTCTGCGAACCGGAATGCCCCAACAACGCGATCTATCAGGGCGACGAAATCTACGAAATCGACCCGGACAAATGCACCGAATGCGTCGGCCACTACGATGAACCGCAATGCCAGCAGGTGTGCCCGGTCGACTGCATCATCGTCGACCCGGAGCACCAGGAAACCAAAGAGCAGTTGATGCAGAAATTCCTCAAACTCACGGGCGGGAACTGACGCCAACGCATCACCGCTCAATCGTCGAGGGGGATCTTCTGATCCCCTACCGCGACTGCGGTGATGCTGTTCTTCGGGCTCCCTTCGATCAAGCGGTCCGAATAGGTCAAATAGACCAGCACGTTGCGTTTGCGGTCGACCATCCGCACCACCTGCACCTTCTTGAAAATCAACGACGCCCGTTCGGAAAAGATCGAATCCTGTTGCGGCAGCGGACGCTTGAAGCGGATCGGAGCCACCTGGCGGCACGCGATCGACGCATCCGACGGGTCTTCGGCAACGCCCAGCGCCCCTTTGATCCCGCCCGTTTTCGCGCGCGAAACGTAGCAGACCACGCCGTCGACGTCCGGGTCGGGAAACGCTTCGACCACGATCTTGTGGTTCGGCCCGATCAATTTCCACACCGTCGACACTTCGCCGATCTCTTCACCGGACGCAAGCGACGCCGTGAGGAAAAGGCCAAGCGCAAACCCAACCGATTGGGCGCAGCTTCGCTTCATGGCACAATCTCCCTAACCGTGTGACGCCAAGCGCAGCGATCGTACCATGATTCCCTGGCTCGACCCTACCGCGCCGCCCCACTTTCCGACCACGGCGTCGGCGCTTACCGAACCCAACGGGCTGCTTGCGGCAGGCGGGGCGCTCACGCCGGCGTGGCTCGTGACCGCGTACCGCCACGGGATCTTCCCCTGGTACCAAGGCGGAGAGCCGATCCTGTGGTGGTCGCCCACACCGCGCATGGTGTTGCTGCCGGAAGCGTTTCGTCTGCACCGTTCGCTCAAGAAGCGCATGAAGCAGGTGCCGTTCGTTACCCGCGTCGATACCGCGTTCGATGCGGTGATCGCGGCGTGCGCCACCACACGTCGCGAAGGCACCTGGATCACGCCAGAGATGATTGACGCGTACACGACGCTGCACCGCCTGGGGTTTGCGCACAGCATCGAAGTGTGGCACGACGATCATCTGGTGGGCGGCCTCTACGGCGTCTGTCTCGACCGCATCTTTTTCGGCGAGTCGATGTTTCATTTCGAGCCAGATGCGTCGAAAATGGCGTTGGCGCGCTTGGTTCTGGAAGCGTTCGAACGAGGAATCGTGCTGATCGATTGTCAAATGAGCACCGCGCACCTCCGTTTCATGGGAGGCATGGCGATCCCACGCGACGCGTTCGAGACGGTGCTGGCGCGCGCGATCACCGCCGCTCCCGCACCGCAATGGTGGGGAGACGCGGCGCACCGTAGCGGTGACGCTGCTTGCGAAATGCCGTCTCGTGGCGGCGCACCCTGCACCACGAGGGAGCTGGTGACGTGCCTGACACCGTGGCTTGCGGCCGCACGAGCGCGGGCGCCGGCGTTGCGCGAGGCATTCGCATGAACCAACGGAGCCCTTTGACGCCGCAAGAGCGTTGGGCTTGGTACGCTTCGGCTCCCTACCCCTGCCCCTACCTGCCGGGCCGCACGGCACGCTCCCGGGTGATGCTCCCTTTTGCCGAACCGACCCTCTTCGACTATCAAGAGCTGCTGCAACGCGGCTTTCGCCGCAGCGGCGAACACCTCTACGCCCCGGCGTGCGACGATTGCCGCGCGTGCATTTCGGTGCGGGTACCGGTGGCGCGTTTTCAACCCAACCGCAGCCAGCGACGCGCCGAAAAGCGGCTTTCGCAGCAACTGACCGCACGCGAACTCCCGCTTGCGTTTCACCGCGACCACTATGCGCTCTATGCGCGCTACGTCTCGTTGCGCCACGCATTGCCAGAAGCGGAACGCAGCGAACAGGCCTATATCGAGCACCTGTTGTGGAGTCCGTTCGATACCCGCTTGGTCGAATTTCGCACCGCGGAAGGCGTGCTCAAAATGGTCTCGCTCATCGACGTGCTGCCAGACGCCCTGTCAGCGGTCTACACCTGGTACGAGCCCGAAGAGCCGCACGCCTCCTATGGAACCTACGCGATTTTGTGGCAGATCGCGCAGGCGAAACGCGCCGGGTTGCGTTACGTCTACCTGGGGTATTGGATTGCCGGATCGCGCACCATGGCGTACAAAGCGCGCTTCCAGCCGCTCGAAGGATTCTGTCCCGGCCGCGACGCCGAATGGCACCCGGTCACGCCCCCGTTGGCGGCCGCGCATCCTTCGCGTTAGAATCGTTGCGTCTTTCCTCCTACCCCAAACAAGATGGCGTTACCTCCCATTCCTTACGCGCTCGTGCGCCCGCTCCTCTTTACCTTGGACCCGGAACAAGCGCACGAACTGACCTTGGCTGCTCTCTCCCGCTACGGCAAATGCGTCGCCCCCCCTCCACCACCCGAAGCCGCGCCTGTCACCGTGATGGGACTCCGTTTTCCGAATCGGGTGGGTCTGGCAGCCGGTTTGGACAAAAACGGGATTGCGGTCGATGGGCTGGCGCACCTCGGTTTCGGCGCGATCGAAGTCGGCACGGTCACGCCGAGGCCCCAGCCGGGCAACCCCAAACCGCGGCTCTTTCGCCTTCCCGAAGCGCAGGCGCTGATCAACCGCATGGGGTTCAACAACGACGGCGTGGAGGCGCTCGTTGCCCATCTGCGCCACCGCCGTTTTCGTGGGATCCTGGGGATCAACCTCGGCAAGAACGCGACGACCCCGATCGAAGCCGCGTTCGACGACTACCGCATGGGAATGCAAGCGGTTTGGGAGATCGCCGATTACGTCACGATCAACATCTCCTCCCCCAACACGCAACAGTTGCGTTCCTTGCAGGAGCGCGACGCCCTTGCGGCGCTCCTGGACGGACTCAAAGCGGAGACGGTTCGCCTCGAAGCGAAAAGCGGGAAACGCACCCCGCTGGTGGTCAAGATCGCCCCGGACCTGGACGACGATGCGATTGCCGCAATCGCCGAAACGCTGGTCACGTTCGAGATCGACGGCGTGATCGCCACCAACACGACGATTGCGCGGGATGGCGTCGCGCACCTGCCGCACGGCAACGAAACTGGTGGCCTTTCCGGACGCCCCCTCTTTGCACGCAGCACTGCGGTGGTACGCGCACTTGCCGACGCCCTTCAGGGTAAGATCCCCATCATCGCTGCCGGCGGAATTTTGTGCGGAGACGACGCACGCGCGAAACTCGCAGCAGGCGCAACCCTCGTGCAGATCTACACCGGTCTGATCTATCGCGGCCCCAAGCTCATTGCGGAGGCGATAGCAGCGACGGCGGCAGAATGCTCGCGCCAGAAGGGGGAAGCGGCGTAACGGGCGTTTGTTCCTGATCGAGCCCCGCCATCGTCTCGAGCCGGATCGTCACCCTCCGATTGCGCGCCCGCCCTTGCGGGGTGAGATTGTCGGCGATCGGGCGCTGATCGGCGTACCCCACCGCTGCCAGGCGGCTTGGGTCGACACCCTCTTGGACGAAGAAACGCACCACCGCTGCCGCGCGCGCCGCAGAGAGCTCCCAGTTGGACGGAAACGCAGCACCCGGCCGCAACGGCACGTTGTCGGTATGACCTTCGACTTGGATCGGGAAATCGCCGCTTTGCGCCAGGACCCGAGCGATGGGACGCAACGCCGACAGCGCAACGGGCGAAAGGTTTGCTGAGCCGCTGGGGAAAAGGATCTCCGCCCCCACGTCGATCGTCACGCCAAACGCCCCTTCGGTCACCCGCACGTCACCGTTTTCGATCATCGGTGCCAGTGTCGCGCGCACCGCATTCGCGGTCTGAGCCGTCGCTTCCAGCGCCGCCTTGACCCGGGCTTCGCGCGACGTCTCCTCGTCGCCCTCTTTTCCGCCACGCCGCTTCACCGCGAGCGGCAACCCGGCGACAACGGCGGGGATCACCGACTCTTCCCGCCGCTCGCCGGGTTTCGGCACCAGAACACCCGCCCGAAACGCTTCATAGATCGACTCGGAGAGGACCCGGTACTTCCCTTCGTTGACCGACGAGATCGAATACATCACCACGAAGAAAGCAAAAAGCAGCGTGATGAAATCGGCATAGCTCACGAGCCAGCGCTCGAGGTTTTCGTGCTCCTCCCCTTTTTTCCGTCGCGCCCGTGCCATCGCCATTCCCGCTACCCAGTCGCCCCACTACCCGGTTCTGCTTCGGGCTCACTCCCGGGCAGGAAACTGCGCATCATTCCCTCGACGAGCCGTGGGTTTTCGCCGCTTGCAATGCCGACGAACCCTTCGACCAGCATCTGGCGGGTCAGGATCAGTTCGGCCGCGTAGGTGAGGAGTTTTTTCGAGATCGGGATATAGAGCAGGTTCGCCGAATAGACGCCGTAGATGGTGGCGACGAACGCCACCGCGATGCCACTGCCCAATTGAGCGGGGTCGGCAAGGTTCTCCATCACGTGGATCAACCCCAGCACCGCGCCGATGATTCCGATGGTCGGCGCGTAACCGCCAGCCGACTCCCACACCTTGGCGCGCACCTTGAACTGCTCTTCGAGCACTTCGAGTTCCGTGGTCAGCACCTCGCGC
This region includes:
- the crcB gene encoding fluoride efflux transporter CrcB, with translation MTETWRTVGAVFVGAGFGAVLRWWLGVQLNWLWTTIPLGTLAANLLGGYLIGLALGWITALPNLAPAWRLFIVTGFCGGLTTFSTFSAELVHLLQHERYGWFAVSVLLHLGGSVAMTFAGLATMGWLLDR
- a CDS encoding M48 family metallopeptidase — translated: MTKPHHTLTVASETVAVYRKAIKHLYLRVRPEDGTICVSAPRFVSDSAIRHFVLSKWEWIARQRTRLAHHPSPGKPLVDAACLTVAQPLWFEGKPYRLVWVPGTARAAVHRDAATQTVTVAVAHTTPPERVARAVEAWLRAELKTRAAALLAQWAPRVGVTVADWGIKRMKTRWGTCNVRARRIWLNLALIAHPPACLEYVVVHELAHLLERHHNARFHALMDRFLPDWRARQAQLNGIPHRDAFSERGN
- a CDS encoding cell division FtsX domain-containing protein, which translates into the protein MTLRRTRRISGLLWHAVTLGGVVAWGVWLGVLVASLSFWLQAQRDQFAVMVVFALDADAAAQTFVRTASETGQWQRAERLSDDDVRALLRLEDSEITAALVLPPVVRLVPRQWDADALADAVGALRERPDVRQVVYDATWLTRWQAWHTWGTRLAQGLGALVALLWFAALGALIAHAARATAEACALRFALGGGRITTLLPLWHRVWLGALLAAGAAALFVFAGYQWLSPVWSTWLGAYGFDGDPLRLLAHRLWGAVPADSAARVAVLSGAAALLAALPPALVVLAYPLRALVPRSLR
- a CDS encoding M16 family metallopeptidase; its protein translation is MSAPRIAHSRLFPRRLHHWLTTVALALLVGFGLTTPVRAAVSDRFVVDGVPVDFVMSPGIPLVDVIVSFDAGSRRDPPGKAGLAALTRTLLTAGTTQHDEQVLSEAFADLATELTGDVDPDRATLSWRTLAKPEIRTAAAALVAEVLSDATFPDAVFAREQARMIAGLRDALTRPEVLAERAFTAAIYRDHPYGQLTTEASLTSLTRDDVVAFFKRHYTRATAQVTIVGALTHDEAAALARTLIAALPSGEALPALPPVPAPASTPQTIVRDHPSEQTHWAIGMAVLSRDDPDYFPLLVGNWILGGGSFSSRLMHEVRERRGYAYSVYSALEPLAQPGPFVIRLQTRGRHADAAREVVAATLARFLAEGPTPEELALAKRALADGFGLRIDSNRKLAAFLSVVGYYRLPPDWLERYPEAVRAVTLEQVHDAFRRRFDPNALVWVRVGGAGDQPNAPSSASNAPPAPDAAATAH
- the ftsY gene encoding signal recognition particle-docking protein FtsY — protein: MFSWLHRLKAGLSRTRGQLVSLFTGRKIDEAFLEELETTLLMADCGIEVTETLMARIRERIKRDRLEAAESLRQVLADELETLLAPLEAPLDVSVAHPFVIMVAGVNGAGKTTSIGKLARWYQAQGKKVMLAAGDTFRAAAREQLVIWGERNGVPVIAQEKGDPAAVAFDAVQAAKARGYDVLIVDTAGRLPTQLHLMEEIAKVRRVIQKAEPSAPHEVLLVLDANIGQNAIAQAEAFDKAIGVTGFILTKLDGTAKGGVIAALAKRLPKPVRFVGVGEGVDDLRPFVARDFVAALVGLERLE
- a CDS encoding M16 family metallopeptidase, producing the protein MKRWLSIAVFSVWFFGFGPAQAETQPQPTSTDAPHVVTARLDNGMEILVVPDHRAPSVVHMVWYDVGNVDEPAGKSGVAHLFEHMMFKGTKTVPAGEFNRRVAELGGQDNAFTSRDYTAYFQQVPPQGLPTVMALEADRMVNLTFDPDAFAKERNVVIEERKLRTDDVPEALGYETLMATLFFAHPYRNPIIGWPTDLAALTLDDVKAWYARWYAPNNAHLVVVGDVDPESVIAEAKRIYGQIPAKPVPTVRERTRTDEPPQHGPRHAVVYGKTELPSVTLAWKVPPLTDPDRDRTVAALVALAAVLDGFDGARLPQALVKTQKIAVSVSASADVMGRGPGIFALDAQAAPGVSPDRLAAALYEAVQRVAREGVTPAELERVLRQYEAQQVYQRDSLMGQAMRIGMARAVGLPFDAEVRFLRLLQTVTPAEVQQAAQRWFDPTTMTRVDVLPQRATQESEEERTQ
- a CDS encoding cell division ATP-binding protein FtsE codes for the protein MIRVQDLTYAPQPGLAILAGVTLTIARGEWVWLRGARHAGKSVLLRIIAALLRPTQGEVWWDDVSLQRLPARALPYWRRRVGMLFAEWPLIADQPVIESVALPLIVQGTPRRRAHARVRQWFDELGLAEQAELFPHELSGSERQLALWVRAVLHAPILLLLDEPTAGACTETAMRLWRLIAAAHAAGATVLVATGGDVPFLHEQPVRRVTLVRGRVVEDVHP